TTGGTGGTAAACACTTAGTGTAAAAAATCCTAAACTGTCCTAATTCATAGCCGGCTCGCGTCGGCTATTTTTTTAAGGAATGTACGATTAAGTTGATCGTTCCCTAGGTGAATAGTTCTCTTTGTGGTAATTAAAGTGAGTAAATTTCTTAAAAAAATAACAAGAAGGAAGGGTTATGTATTTTAAAGCTCTAATGTTGAGTGGCTGTGTTGCGTTGGCCGGTTGTCAATCTGCGCAAGTTGTCGAGCAAGTGCAAGTGGCACAATCTGAACAAGTTAACTCTATTGCTGATCTTCAATTTGCTCCGATGAAGCTGCCAAGTTCAGCTATTTTCGATGTGACACCCGATAGCCAAGTATTAAACTATCAAGGCATAAACAGCCCTGTAGTCGCGATTGAACTGCCTGCAGATCGCGGTGAGTACTCGATTAATATCACTAGCATGATCGGCGACACAGCGTTTGTTCCTAATGCGGTTATCTATGACGAAAACGGCCGTGAGCTCGAGCGTTACGGTAAAGAGAGCTTCGAGTACGCTAAACCAAGACTACACTTGGGGAACCGTTTGGTTGCTGAAAATGATTTTTACCCGCCAACAACGGCTGAATCGGTTTACTTAGTTATCTATACAGAGCAAGAAAACCTTGGGGGGGTTACTGATGTAATTCATCCGGCTCGCTTAGATGCGGAAGGCCGTGGTAATTATTTACCTGAAGTGAAAGATATCCCGATTCCAAATGCGAACGTGGGTAAGATAGAAGTTACAATCGATAAAGCGAGCTTCTTCTCAATTGGTTCATCAAACAGTGAATCTAACGCTAAACCAGCGGCAGCAGCTAAGGTTGAGACAATTCAACCAGAGACGCAAACTTACTACCACAACGCGATTCAAACGGCAGTAGACGCAGATAATATTCCA
This genomic window from Vibrio toranzoniae contains:
- a CDS encoding MalM family protein, with the protein product MYFKALMLSGCVALAGCQSAQVVEQVQVAQSEQVNSIADLQFAPMKLPSSAIFDVTPDSQVLNYQGINSPVVAIELPADRGEYSINITSMIGDTAFVPNAVIYDENGRELERYGKESFEYAKPRLHLGNRLVAENDFYPPTTAESVYLVIYTEQENLGGVTDVIHPARLDAEGRGNYLPEVKDIPIPNANVGKIEVTIDKASFFSIGSSNSESNAKPAAAAKVETIQPETQTYYHNAIQTAVDADNIPKALSLLDEAKALGIEGAQEVFVKAVNKK